In Novosphingobium sp. MMS21-SN21R, a single genomic region encodes these proteins:
- a CDS encoding CoA ester lyase, with protein MRLRSLLFVPGDSERKFAKARTAGADVLILDLEDAVAPSMKLAARSMVSGWLGEAATIDARLFVRVNPLDTAMTADDLAAVVRPGLAGILVPKANGAQDVATVAAMIDGLEVEAGIAPGTVKIMVVATETPQAMFALGSYTPPHPRLIGLTWGAEDLAAAIGATGNKEPDGHWTEPYRLARSLCLFAAASAGVVPVDTLYADFRDGEGLETDCRRARRDGFLGRIAIHPDQVETINRCFTPSEEELAEARKIVAAFAARPDAGTLGIDGKMYDIPHLKAAQKTLAAAGESA; from the coding sequence ATGAGATTGCGTTCACTCCTGTTCGTTCCCGGTGACAGCGAGCGCAAGTTCGCCAAAGCGCGGACGGCTGGTGCCGATGTGCTGATCCTCGATCTTGAGGATGCGGTCGCGCCTTCGATGAAGCTGGCCGCGCGGAGCATGGTGTCCGGTTGGCTGGGCGAGGCCGCGACAATTGACGCGCGGCTGTTCGTCCGGGTCAATCCGCTGGACACCGCGATGACCGCCGATGATCTCGCCGCAGTTGTTCGTCCGGGCCTTGCGGGCATACTCGTGCCCAAGGCCAACGGCGCACAGGACGTGGCAACCGTCGCAGCGATGATCGACGGTCTCGAAGTCGAGGCCGGAATCGCACCCGGCACCGTCAAAATCATGGTGGTCGCGACCGAGACACCGCAGGCGATGTTCGCGCTGGGCAGCTATACGCCTCCGCACCCCCGCCTGATTGGGCTGACCTGGGGCGCCGAGGACCTTGCCGCTGCCATTGGTGCAACCGGCAACAAGGAGCCGGACGGCCATTGGACCGAGCCTTACCGGCTCGCCCGGTCGCTGTGCCTGTTCGCAGCCGCATCTGCAGGCGTCGTTCCGGTCGATACGCTCTACGCCGATTTCCGCGATGGCGAGGGTCTGGAAACAGACTGCCGCCGTGCACGTCGTGACGGGTTCCTTGGCCGCATCGCGATCCATCCGGATCAGGTGGAAACGATCAACCGCTGCTTCACGCCGTCCGAAGAGGAACTGGCCGAGGCGCGCAAGATCGTGGCCGCTTTTGCCGCCAGACCTGACGCCGGAACACTCGGCATCGACGGAAAGATGTACGACATTCCCCACCTCAAGGCCGCGCAAAAGACGTTGGCCGCCGCAGGAGAGAGCGCATGA
- a CDS encoding MaoC family dehydratase has translation MAGLWFEQFTVGQVFRHEVRKTVLDYENSLFSSLTYNPAQIHIDHAYCEQTEFGKPLMNSIFTLGLVIGLTVQETTLGTTVANLGMTDTTFPRPVFSGDTIRAETRVLELRESKSRPAQGIVTFEHIGLNQRDEIVCRTVRNALMLKSPA, from the coding sequence ATGGCAGGCCTTTGGTTTGAACAGTTTACCGTGGGGCAGGTGTTCCGGCACGAAGTCAGGAAAACCGTGCTCGACTATGAGAACAGCCTGTTCTCCTCGCTCACCTACAATCCGGCGCAGATCCACATCGATCACGCTTATTGCGAGCAGACCGAGTTCGGCAAACCGCTGATGAACTCGATTTTCACGCTGGGTCTGGTGATCGGCCTTACCGTGCAGGAAACCACGCTGGGCACGACGGTCGCCAATCTGGGGATGACCGACACGACCTTTCCGCGCCCGGTGTTTTCGGGCGACACGATCCGCGCCGAAACCCGCGTGCTGGAACTCAGGGAAAGCAAGTCGCGGCCCGCACAGGGCATCGTCACGTTCGAGCATATCGGGCTTAACCAGCGTGATGAGATCGTCTGCCGCACGGTGCGCAACGCACTGATGCTGAAGAGCCCGGCATGA
- a CDS encoding acetyl-CoA acetyltransferase yields the protein MATGIRDKVAIVGMGCTRFGERWDVGADGLMVEAFAEALADAGIERARIEAAWVGNALDDINVGNSALPAAHALRLDKVPVTRVENMCATGTEALRGAAYAVASGAVDIALAIGVEKLKDTGYGGLPLRTKGVQNDLWMPYGSAPGTFAQLAGAYAARHGIDPADLKRAMAHVSWKSHQNGALSPKAHLRAAVDMEKILGAPLIADPLGLFDCCGVSDGAAAAIVTTPEIARALGKADPVTIKAIQLSASNGWEMQFGGWDGASVPNTQAAAARAYAEAGIRDPRAELDLTEVHDCFSITELVIMEDLGLSDTGRAPTDILDGRYDRDGAIPCQLDGGLKCFGHPVGATGLRMAYEVYNQLQGRAGERQRAKADFGLTHNLGGTPFNSVAAVAILGRLN from the coding sequence ATGGCGACGGGCATTCGCGACAAAGTGGCCATCGTCGGCATGGGCTGTACTCGCTTCGGTGAGCGCTGGGACGTTGGTGCAGACGGGCTGATGGTCGAGGCCTTTGCCGAGGCGCTGGCCGACGCCGGAATCGAGCGCGCCCGGATCGAGGCGGCATGGGTTGGCAATGCACTTGATGACATCAACGTTGGCAACAGCGCATTGCCTGCCGCCCACGCGCTGCGGCTGGACAAGGTGCCGGTAACGCGGGTCGAAAACATGTGCGCGACCGGCACCGAAGCCTTGCGCGGCGCTGCCTATGCCGTGGCCAGCGGCGCGGTCGATATCGCACTGGCGATTGGTGTCGAGAAGCTCAAGGACACAGGCTACGGTGGGCTGCCACTACGCACCAAGGGCGTGCAGAACGATCTGTGGATGCCTTATGGCTCCGCGCCGGGCACCTTCGCGCAGCTTGCCGGGGCTTATGCCGCACGGCACGGCATCGACCCTGCCGATCTCAAGCGCGCGATGGCGCACGTTTCGTGGAAGAGCCACCAGAACGGGGCGCTTTCGCCCAAGGCACACTTGCGGGCGGCGGTGGACATGGAGAAGATTCTCGGCGCGCCGCTGATTGCCGATCCGCTCGGCCTGTTCGATTGCTGCGGCGTTTCGGATGGGGCGGCAGCCGCCATCGTGACGACGCCCGAGATTGCCCGCGCGCTGGGGAAGGCCGATCCGGTCACGATCAAGGCTATCCAGCTTTCGGCCAGCAACGGCTGGGAAATGCAGTTCGGCGGGTGGGATGGTGCTTCGGTGCCGAACACGCAGGCCGCGGCCGCGCGGGCTTATGCCGAGGCCGGCATTCGCGATCCCCGTGCCGAGCTGGACCTGACCGAAGTGCATGACTGCTTCTCGATCACCGAACTGGTGATCATGGAAGACCTTGGCCTGTCCGATACCGGCCGTGCGCCGACGGACATTCTCGACGGGCGCTATGACCGGGACGGCGCGATCCCGTGCCAACTCGACGGTGGACTGAAGTGCTTTGGCCACCCGGTCGGCGCAACCGGCCTGCGTATGGCCTATGAGGTCTACAACCAGTTGCAGGGCCGCGCGGGCGAACGTCAGCGTGCTAAGGCGGACTTCGGCCTGACCCATAATCTTGGCGGAACGCCGTTCAACAGCGTGGCCGCTGTGGCGATCCTTGGCCGGCTGAACTGA
- a CDS encoding OB-fold domain-containing protein has product MTFGITGLGGYLPSLRLDRKAASRELSWSGLPMPRAGFRTVASWDEDALTMAVEAARSLCAGVVPSALRFVSTSAYFTDRAQSAIMVDALALPRTVRTSDCANSRRAATSALLDALLSGRDEMVVAAERRPTQPGSAAQLAFGDGAAAVRTGPDGAARLVGHASLTHDLVDRYSSQEHPFSYAYEERFVRDVSAKELLIPAVQAACASAGIAPAQVAHVACAEPVGATWRAVAKAVGCSAPNHCEGLSQQAGDLGTAHALFGLGLALAAARPGDFVLLLGFGSGVDALVFEMTSSVPGADTMAAAVSEGQALTSYSRFLSLSGSLALDWGMRSEFEQKAQATVLERVGRDTIGFIGGRDSTGNVQFPKSAMPVNPVLDKPEVLQDVPLAGLEATIVSVTADRLNFTPDPPFDFGLVQFDNGARVLMEMVDRPESGFSVGQRVRMRLRIKAQNAKLGFRTYFWKAAPLVRPFLGDA; this is encoded by the coding sequence GTGACATTTGGAATCACAGGACTGGGCGGATACCTTCCGTCGCTGCGCCTGGATCGCAAGGCCGCATCTCGCGAACTGTCATGGTCGGGATTGCCGATGCCGCGCGCGGGTTTTCGCACCGTTGCGAGCTGGGATGAAGATGCGCTGACGATGGCGGTGGAAGCCGCGCGCAGCTTGTGCGCGGGCGTTGTCCCCTCGGCTTTGCGCTTCGTATCGACTTCGGCCTATTTTACCGACCGGGCGCAATCGGCGATTATGGTCGATGCGCTGGCATTGCCCCGCACCGTTCGGACATCGGATTGTGCCAATTCGCGCCGTGCCGCAACGTCGGCTCTGCTCGATGCGTTGCTGTCCGGTCGTGACGAGATGGTCGTCGCCGCCGAACGCCGTCCAACCCAACCGGGGAGCGCAGCGCAGCTTGCCTTTGGCGATGGGGCTGCTGCGGTACGCACCGGTCCCGATGGGGCCGCGCGGCTGGTCGGACATGCCAGTCTGACGCACGATCTGGTCGACCGCTATTCGTCGCAGGAGCATCCGTTTTCCTACGCCTATGAAGAGCGTTTCGTGCGCGACGTTTCGGCCAAGGAATTGCTGATCCCTGCGGTTCAGGCAGCTTGCGCCAGCGCCGGGATTGCGCCTGCGCAAGTGGCCCATGTGGCTTGCGCCGAACCTGTCGGTGCCACCTGGCGCGCGGTGGCCAAGGCAGTGGGCTGCAGTGCACCCAACCATTGTGAAGGCTTGAGTCAGCAGGCGGGTGACCTTGGCACTGCCCACGCGCTGTTCGGGCTTGGCTTGGCTCTGGCAGCGGCCCGGCCCGGTGACTTTGTGCTGCTGCTGGGCTTTGGTAGCGGCGTCGATGCGCTGGTGTTCGAAATGACCTCCTCCGTGCCCGGAGCCGATACGATGGCTGCGGCGGTGAGCGAGGGGCAGGCACTGACCAGCTATTCGCGGTTCCTCAGCCTGTCCGGTTCGCTCGCACTGGATTGGGGCATGCGTTCGGAGTTCGAGCAGAAGGCGCAAGCCACGGTGCTGGAGCGTGTGGGGCGCGATACGATCGGCTTTATCGGTGGGCGCGACAGCACGGGCAATGTGCAGTTTCCCAAAAGCGCGATGCCGGTCAACCCGGTGCTCGATAAGCCGGAGGTGCTGCAGGATGTGCCGTTGGCGGGCCTTGAGGCAACCATCGTCTCGGTCACCGCAGACCGGCTCAATTTCACGCCCGATCCGCCGTTCGATTTCGGGCTGGTCCAGTTCGACAACGGCGCGCGCGTGTTGATGGAAATGGTGGACCGCCCTGAAAGCGGTTTCAGCGTCGGGCAGCGGGTGCGGATGCGGCTGCGGATCAAGGCGCAGAACGCGAAACTGGGCTTCCGCACCTATTTCTGGAAGGCCGCGCCGCTGGTCCGTCCGTTTTTGGGAGACGCATGA
- a CDS encoding SDR family oxidoreductase has protein sequence MAIFSKDALAGKAVLVTGGGGGLGREIAHAMSMLGAHVHICGRRQALLDTAAQEITAGSGIPVGAHVCDIRDADAVDAMIDAIWQETPLSGLVNNAAANFIAPTHELSARGFRAITSTVMDGSFHATLSCGKRWIRDGLPGSVVSMLTTWVWTGSAFVVPSAMAKGAIHAMTMSLAAEWGPYNIRLNATAPGPFPTEGAWDKLNPIPDTQSSATNCDTVPMRRFGRMPELTNLVAYLLSDASPYLTGQTIAIDGGQHLAGPGTFADLTNLTPEQWKAAREAIAASVAKEKSQRA, from the coding sequence ATGGCAATTTTCAGCAAGGACGCGCTGGCCGGCAAGGCCGTGCTGGTTACGGGCGGCGGCGGCGGTCTCGGGCGTGAAATCGCGCACGCAATGTCAATGCTTGGCGCACATGTGCACATTTGCGGGCGCCGTCAGGCCCTGCTTGATACTGCCGCTCAGGAAATCACGGCAGGCAGCGGGATTCCCGTTGGCGCCCACGTCTGCGACATTCGTGACGCCGATGCGGTTGATGCCATGATCGATGCGATCTGGCAGGAAACGCCGCTCAGCGGCCTGGTCAACAACGCGGCAGCCAATTTTATCGCGCCCACCCATGAACTCTCGGCGCGCGGCTTCCGCGCGATCACCTCTACGGTCATGGACGGGTCGTTCCATGCCACGCTTTCCTGTGGCAAGCGCTGGATCCGCGATGGGCTGCCCGGCTCGGTCGTGTCCATGCTTACCACATGGGTGTGGACCGGGTCTGCATTCGTGGTGCCCTCGGCCATGGCCAAGGGCGCGATCCACGCGATGACCATGTCGCTTGCAGCGGAATGGGGCCCTTACAACATCCGCCTCAATGCCACCGCCCCCGGCCCCTTTCCCACTGAAGGCGCTTGGGACAAGCTCAATCCGATCCCGGATACGCAAAGCTCGGCTACCAACTGCGATACCGTGCCGATGCGCCGCTTCGGGCGGATGCCCGAACTGACCAATCTTGTGGCGTATCTTCTATCGGACGCCAGCCCCTACCTCACCGGCCAGACCATCGCCATCGACGGCGGCCAGCATCTGGCAGGTCCCGGGACGTTTGCAGATCTCACCAACCTGACGCCCGAGCAATGGAAGGCAGCGCGCGAAGCGATTGCCGCCTCTGTCGCCAAGGAAAAGTCGCAGCGCGCCTGA
- a CDS encoding acyl-CoA dehydrogenase family protein produces MIERNLFQPEHDMWRETVRRFIEKEIVPFHEQWEKDGIVPRELWLKAGEAGMLCCTVPEEYGGLGLDYLFDVVVFEEMWRVGASGPGFLIHTDLVATYILTFGSDEQKAHWLPKMVRGEAIGSLGMTEPHAGSDLKAIRTKAERDGNHFLINGQKVFISNGQMCDVIVLATKTDSMAGAKGVTLFLVDANAPGFNRGKNLDKLGMKAQDTSELFFDNLRVPADAMLGEEGQGFSLMMTKLAQERLAQAIRSATVIETVIDYTVDYTSERKAFDQTIADFQNTQFVLADLKARAVMARVFTDKCIELFMEGKLDPVDAAMAKMVTSELHCETVDKCLQLFGGWGYMWEYPIARAYADARIVKIAGGSIEVMKTIIARDMFKGKLSRKK; encoded by the coding sequence ATGATCGAAAGAAACCTCTTCCAGCCCGAACACGATATGTGGCGCGAAACCGTCCGCCGCTTTATCGAAAAGGAAATCGTCCCGTTCCATGAGCAGTGGGAAAAGGACGGCATCGTCCCGCGCGAACTCTGGCTGAAAGCCGGTGAGGCCGGGATGCTGTGTTGCACCGTGCCGGAAGAGTATGGTGGCCTTGGCCTCGATTATCTGTTCGACGTCGTGGTGTTCGAGGAAATGTGGCGGGTTGGCGCCAGTGGTCCGGGCTTCCTGATCCACACCGATCTGGTCGCCACCTATATTCTCACCTTTGGCAGCGACGAGCAGAAGGCGCATTGGCTGCCAAAGATGGTGAGGGGCGAAGCCATCGGCTCGCTCGGCATGACCGAACCGCATGCAGGCAGCGATCTGAAAGCGATCCGCACAAAGGCCGAGCGTGACGGCAACCACTTCCTCATCAACGGCCAGAAGGTGTTCATCTCCAACGGCCAGATGTGCGATGTCATTGTGCTCGCCACCAAGACCGACAGCATGGCCGGTGCAAAGGGCGTCACGCTGTTTCTCGTCGACGCCAACGCACCCGGCTTCAATCGCGGCAAGAATCTCGACAAGTTGGGGATGAAGGCACAGGACACGTCGGAACTGTTCTTCGATAACCTGCGCGTGCCTGCCGATGCGATGCTCGGCGAGGAAGGGCAAGGCTTCTCGCTGATGATGACCAAGCTGGCCCAGGAACGCCTTGCCCAGGCGATCCGCTCGGCCACAGTGATCGAAACGGTAATCGACTATACGGTTGATTATACGAGCGAGCGCAAGGCCTTCGACCAGACCATTGCCGACTTCCAGAACACCCAGTTCGTGCTTGCCGACCTGAAGGCCCGTGCCGTGATGGCGCGGGTGTTCACGGACAAGTGCATCGAACTGTTCATGGAAGGCAAGCTGGACCCGGTTGATGCGGCAATGGCCAAAATGGTCACGTCCGAGCTCCATTGCGAAACGGTCGACAAGTGCCTGCAGCTGTTCGGCGGCTGGGGCTACATGTGGGAGTATCCAATCGCACGCGCCTATGCCGATGCGCGCATCGTGAAGATCGCTGGCGGCTCGATCGAGGTGATGAAGACAATCATCGCGCGCGACATGTTCAAGGGCAAGTTGAGCCGGAAAAAGTGA
- a CDS encoding MarR family transcriptional regulator, giving the protein MIQKNLDSSLRFGFLIHDVSRLRRIVVDRALKPLGLTRSQWWVLAFLSRRDGMTQTALAADLDLTKVAIGGLIDRMETSGFVERRADERDARARRVYLTRAGQKLVTTIRESVDLVEADILATVTEDELDAAAIVLVKIKSRLLELAGGEAEGGQDFET; this is encoded by the coding sequence ATGATCCAGAAGAACCTCGATTCCAGTCTTCGTTTCGGCTTTTTGATCCATGACGTCTCGCGCCTGAGGCGGATCGTCGTAGATCGTGCGCTGAAACCGCTTGGATTGACCCGTTCGCAGTGGTGGGTGCTGGCGTTTCTCTCGCGCCGCGATGGCATGACCCAGACGGCGCTGGCCGCCGACCTCGACCTGACCAAGGTCGCAATCGGCGGTCTGATCGACCGTATGGAAACCAGCGGCTTTGTCGAACGGCGCGCCGACGAACGCGATGCGCGAGCTCGCCGGGTCTACCTGACCCGCGCCGGCCAGAAACTGGTGACGACCATCCGTGAAAGCGTCGACCTCGTCGAAGCGGACATCCTCGCCACCGTAACCGAAGACGAACTCGACGCTGCGGCGATCGTGCTGGTCAAGATCAAGAGCCGTCTGCTGGAGCTGGCGGGCGGAGAGGCTGAGGGCGGACAGGACTTCGAGACCTGA
- a CDS encoding SDR family oxidoreductase: MKGLEGKVAIVTGGGQGIGRALTLRLAAEGCKVAIFDLSTAAGEETAKLAGESATVRTWQLDVSDLAAVQAAVEAVEAELGPIWTLVNNAGWDRPAPFLKTTPEFWDKVIAINLTGNLNTHFAVAGRMVANGGGRIINIASDAAKVGTAMEAVYSACKGGLISFTKSIARELARKNVLCNCVCPGPTNTPMMAEVAGTGPDAEKWKASLERGIPLGRMGEPEDYAGIVALLASEDGGYITGQAISVSGGLNMV; encoded by the coding sequence GTGAAGGGATTGGAAGGCAAGGTCGCAATCGTGACCGGCGGCGGACAAGGCATCGGCAGGGCGCTGACCCTGCGCCTCGCGGCCGAGGGCTGCAAGGTAGCGATCTTCGATCTGAGCACCGCAGCGGGCGAGGAAACCGCCAAGCTTGCAGGCGAAAGCGCCACCGTGCGCACCTGGCAGCTCGACGTGAGCGACCTTGCCGCCGTTCAAGCCGCTGTCGAGGCGGTCGAGGCTGAACTTGGCCCGATCTGGACGCTGGTCAACAACGCTGGTTGGGACCGCCCGGCCCCGTTCCTCAAGACCACGCCTGAATTCTGGGACAAGGTCATCGCCATCAACCTGACCGGCAATCTCAACACCCATTTCGCGGTGGCGGGCCGCATGGTCGCCAATGGCGGCGGACGCATCATCAACATCGCGTCAGATGCGGCCAAGGTCGGCACCGCGATGGAAGCGGTCTATTCGGCGTGCAAGGGCGGGCTCATCAGCTTTACCAAATCGATTGCCCGCGAACTCGCCCGCAAGAACGTGCTGTGCAACTGCGTCTGTCCGGGGCCTACCAACACCCCGATGATGGCCGAAGTCGCCGGAACTGGTCCCGATGCCGAAAAGTGGAAGGCCTCGCTGGAACGCGGAATCCCATTGGGCCGCATGGGCGAGCCTGAAGACTATGCCGGGATTGTGGCGCTGCTGGCATCCGAAGATGGCGGATACATCACTGGACAGGCCATTTCGGTGTCCGGCGGCCTGAACATGGTCTGA
- a CDS encoding PaaI family thioesterase, which yields MQTFDKPDLPGNWTCDFNTGVGEWSLGGIWLDRQGARLAVRVAQHHCNAFGVMHGGALATFADGQALAVRTYSGGADDHTPTVSLSVDYLGGAPLGSWVVADVTLLRTTRTLLFTQALVTADGKPVARTSAIYRNFKGKDAQ from the coding sequence ATGCAGACGTTCGATAAACCAGACCTGCCAGGTAACTGGACCTGTGACTTCAACACCGGTGTTGGGGAATGGTCGCTTGGCGGGATCTGGCTTGACCGGCAAGGCGCCCGCCTCGCCGTTCGGGTCGCGCAACACCACTGCAACGCATTTGGCGTGATGCACGGCGGAGCGCTGGCCACGTTTGCCGACGGGCAGGCGCTGGCCGTGCGTACCTATAGCGGCGGGGCCGACGATCATACGCCCACAGTTTCGCTTTCTGTCGATTATCTCGGCGGCGCGCCGCTGGGATCGTGGGTCGTGGCCGATGTCACCTTGCTGCGCACCACCCGGACGCTGCTTTTTACCCAGGCGCTTGTTACCGCCGACGGCAAACCCGTCGCCCGGACCAGCGCCATCTACCGGAACTTCAAAGGAAAGGATGCACAATGA
- a CDS encoding enoyl-CoA hydratase-related protein — translation MSTPQFEDIIYEVRGRAAWVIINRPKLYNAFRAQTIEEMIAAFKLAADDRGVSSVVLTGAGDKAFCTGGDQSAKDGQYDGRGIVGLPIDEFQSIIRDIPKPVIARVNGFAIGGGNVFATLCDLTIAADTAKFGQVGPKVGSVDAGWGTAFLARHVGDKKAREIWYLNLQYSAQEALEMGLVNKVVPLADLDAAVNEWTEMLGQRSPTAIALAKRSFNADSDNIRGISMMALNSVKLFYDTEESKEGMRAFQEKRAPDFHKYVK, via the coding sequence ATGAGCACCCCCCAGTTCGAAGACATCATCTACGAAGTACGCGGCCGCGCCGCGTGGGTCATCATCAATCGCCCCAAGTTGTACAACGCCTTCCGCGCGCAGACCATCGAAGAGATGATCGCCGCATTCAAGCTTGCCGCCGATGATCGCGGCGTTTCCTCCGTCGTGCTGACCGGCGCGGGAGACAAGGCTTTCTGCACCGGCGGCGACCAAAGCGCGAAGGATGGCCAGTATGACGGCCGCGGCATCGTCGGCCTGCCGATCGACGAATTCCAGTCGATCATCCGCGATATTCCAAAGCCGGTTATCGCCCGCGTGAACGGCTTTGCCATCGGCGGCGGCAATGTCTTTGCCACGCTTTGCGACCTGACCATCGCCGCCGACACGGCGAAGTTCGGCCAGGTCGGCCCGAAGGTCGGCTCGGTCGATGCAGGCTGGGGCACCGCGTTCCTCGCCCGTCATGTCGGCGACAAGAAGGCCCGCGAAATCTGGTATCTGAACCTTCAGTACAGCGCGCAGGAAGCCCTCGAGATGGGCTTGGTGAACAAGGTCGTCCCGCTCGCGGACCTTGATGCTGCCGTCAACGAATGGACCGAGATGCTCGGCCAGCGTTCGCCCACGGCCATTGCCCTCGCCAAGCGTAGCTTCAATGCCGACAGCGACAACATTCGCGGCATCTCGATGATGGCACTCAACTCGGTCAAGCTGTTCTACGACACCGAGGAGTCGAAGGAAGGAATGCGCGCGTTCCAGGAAAAGCGCGCGCCGGACTTCCACAAGTACGTCAAGTAA
- a CDS encoding acetyl-CoA hydrolase/transferase C-terminal domain-containing protein: MKPRHLRPGDLPGVLPPGGLTLVSASPAESDLLVAEVAAAGPALGAMRFSGIFVPGLNKATWSAGPEASILTFFQTPELKREGQRSRFLPLCYHDILRHYRRNPPAAALMMCSPPDENGHCSFGAETAFIAALWPEIPVRIAHINPLMPRTPGDPGIPFSKLTGYFESAQPLRTMNGGTDAISEAIAALIAPFVPDGATLQTGLGKIPDAVLRALGGHRGLRLHSGLIGDGALALVRSGAMAAGPSALAGVAIGSAELYAGLDHPHFQFRPVTVTHDPAALARIDKLVTINSAMEVDLYGQVHAEASSRGFMSGPGGAGDYARGARASDGGLRIIALPSSAGSSSRIVPAAAGHGPVSLSRFDVDLVVTENGVADLRDLGHDQRAQALISIAAPSHREGLARGWRDSMNALKEQ; this comes from the coding sequence ATGAAACCGCGCCATCTGCGCCCCGGAGACCTGCCCGGCGTCCTGCCGCCTGGCGGTCTGACACTGGTTTCTGCAAGCCCGGCAGAATCTGACCTGCTGGTAGCCGAAGTCGCTGCCGCAGGGCCTGCGCTTGGGGCGATGAGGTTCTCCGGCATATTCGTGCCCGGCCTTAACAAGGCAACCTGGAGTGCTGGCCCGGAAGCTTCCATCCTGACATTTTTCCAGACGCCCGAACTGAAGCGCGAAGGCCAGCGCAGCCGCTTCCTGCCGCTGTGCTATCACGACATTCTACGCCACTACCGCCGCAATCCCCCTGCGGCGGCGCTGATGATGTGCAGTCCACCCGACGAAAACGGGCATTGCAGTTTCGGCGCAGAAACCGCTTTCATTGCCGCGCTCTGGCCCGAAATTCCTGTGCGGATCGCGCATATCAACCCGCTGATGCCGCGCACGCCCGGTGATCCGGGGATCCCGTTCAGCAAGCTCACCGGCTATTTCGAAAGCGCGCAGCCGCTCAGGACGATGAATGGTGGCACCGACGCGATCAGCGAGGCGATTGCGGCGCTGATTGCTCCGTTCGTGCCCGATGGGGCAACCTTGCAGACCGGGCTAGGCAAAATTCCCGATGCGGTGCTGCGGGCGCTTGGTGGGCACCGAGGCCTCAGGCTGCACAGCGGCTTGATCGGAGACGGGGCGCTCGCACTTGTCCGTTCGGGCGCAATGGCCGCCGGCCCATCGGCGCTTGCAGGCGTCGCGATCGGCAGCGCGGAGCTTTACGCCGGGCTGGACCATCCCCATTTCCAGTTCCGCCCGGTGACCGTCACGCACGATCCCGCCGCGCTTGCCCGGATTGACAAGCTGGTGACGATCAATTCGGCGATGGAAGTAGACCTCTACGGCCAGGTCCATGCCGAGGCCTCGTCACGCGGCTTCATGTCCGGGCCGGGCGGCGCAGGGGACTATGCCCGTGGTGCCCGCGCCTCGGACGGTGGCCTGCGGATCATCGCCTTGCCTTCAAGTGCCGGTTCATCCAGCCGCATAGTTCCTGCCGCTGCAGGCCATGGCCCCGTTTCGCTCTCGCGCTTCGACGTCGACCTTGTCGTCACCGAAAATGGCGTCGCGGATTTGCGCGATCTTGGTCACGACCAGCGTGCCCAAGCCCTTATCAGCATAGCTGCACCCAGCCACCGCGAAGGCCTCGCACGCGGCTGGCGCGACAGCATGAACGCCCTGAAGGAGCAATGA
- a CDS encoding 3-keto-5-aminohexanoate cleavage protein — MAANKVIISCAITGSIHTPSMSPYLPVTAQEIAESALGAAEAGAAIVHLHARDPETGKPVHTPEDFEPFLRVIKQSSNVVVNLTTGASPYMPVEYRVKPAEVWKPEVASLNMGSMNFGLFPMLKKDREWKHAWEPEMLEASHDLVFRNSFKDIRYALDTLNATGTRYEFECYDTSHLYNLHYFWSEGLVQAPLFIQTCFGLLGGIGAHPDDVMHMKRTADRLFGDNYRWSVLAAGANQMKVAAMAVSMGGHVRVGLEDSLWLGRGQLAQSNAAQVTRVRQIIEGLGLEVASPDEARAILSLKGADAVGF; from the coding sequence ATGGCCGCGAACAAAGTCATCATCAGTTGCGCGATTACCGGTTCGATCCACACTCCGTCGATGTCGCCCTACCTGCCGGTAACCGCGCAGGAAATTGCCGAGAGCGCGCTGGGTGCCGCCGAAGCCGGTGCCGCCATTGTCCACCTTCACGCGCGCGATCCCGAAACGGGCAAGCCGGTCCATACGCCCGAGGATTTCGAGCCGTTCTTGCGCGTGATCAAGCAGAGCAGCAACGTCGTGGTGAACCTGACGACCGGCGCATCGCCCTACATGCCGGTGGAATACCGGGTGAAGCCTGCCGAAGTGTGGAAGCCCGAAGTCGCCAGCCTCAACATGGGCTCGATGAATTTTGGCCTGTTCCCGATGCTGAAGAAGGACCGCGAATGGAAGCACGCGTGGGAGCCGGAAATGCTCGAAGCCAGCCACGACCTTGTCTTCCGCAACAGCTTCAAGGACATCCGCTACGCGCTCGATACGCTGAATGCCACCGGCACCCGCTACGAGTTCGAATGCTACGACACCAGCCACCTCTACAACCTGCACTACTTCTGGTCCGAAGGACTGGTGCAGGCGCCGCTGTTCATCCAGACCTGTTTCGGCCTGCTCGGAGGCATCGGCGCACATCCTGACGACGTGATGCACATGAAGCGCACGGCAGACCGACTGTTCGGCGACAATTACCGCTGGTCGGTGCTGGCAGCAGGGGCCAACCAGATGAAAGTGGCCGCGATGGCCGTATCGATGGGCGGCCACGTTCGCGTGGGCCTTGAAGATTCCCTCTGGCTTGGGCGCGGCCAGCTTGCCCAAAGCAATGCCGCGCAAGTGACCAGAGTCCGTCAGATCATCGAAGGCCTCGGCCTTGAAGTGGCTTCGCCTGATGAAGCCCGCGCAATCCTGTCGCTCAAGGGCGCAGATGCCGTCGGCTTCTGA